A stretch of the Takifugu flavidus isolate HTHZ2018 chromosome 1, ASM371156v2, whole genome shotgun sequence genome encodes the following:
- the LOC130534845 gene encoding uncharacterized protein LOC130534845, whose protein sequence is MTTEVTVEVHHMPIYPVSADEFEGITLTQTDIDLLARAERLVSEDNQETEKAVKALLCSETPLPVQGTNCCVTEIGEIEIERETSALQHGTDSSKQTNKLSRRRVRQPGGPKSTVQEPSKQNLQTCASLSTVTPTAFPPSREPSAPARRRRIRQACTTLTPVLTAGPTAARPSLSPDPFEPARPIRRRRNQRHKSNIVRRLFDDSGLRLNESVPEPSFDRVEADTGCYIHSHTPPRHGSAGDFQ, encoded by the exons atgactaccg aagttacagtagaggttcaccatatgccaatttatcctg tcagcgccgatgagtttgaaggaataaccctcacgcaaacagacattg atctgttagccagggctgaaagattggtatccgaagacaaccaagaaactgaaaaagcagtaaaagcattgctgtgttctgaaaccccactccccgtgcaggggacaaattgctgtgtaactgaaattggtgaaattgagattgagagggaaacctcggcacttcaacatgggactgactcaagtaagcagacgaacaaactctccagaagacgtgtgagacagccaggaggaccgaagtcgactgtacaag aaccatcaaaacagaaccttcaaacgtgtgcctctctgagcactgtgactcccacggcctttccaccctcccgtgaaccttctgcccctgcgaggagacgtagaatacggcaagcgtgtaccactctgacccctgtacttacagcgggACCCACGGCAGCTCGACcctccctttcaccagatcctttcgaacctgcgaggccgataaggagacgtaggaaccagagacacaagtctaacattgtcaggagattgtttgatg attcagggttgagattaaacgagagcgttcctgaaccgtccttcgACAGGGTGGAAGCggatacaggctgctacattcattcccacACACCCCCAAGACAtggtagtgctggagattttcaataa